In the Candidatus Abyssobacteria bacterium SURF_5 genome, GAATTCGCGCTTGCACACAAGGATTCGCGCGTTCGCAAGGAGGCACTGAGGGCGCTGGCGGCGATCCGGTCGGGCGAAGCCGTGGAACTTTTGTGCTCCACGTTGGACGATGACGACCCGGCTATCTGCAAAACGGCGCTCGGGTGGGTGGCGGCGATTGAGGCGGAGCAAGCCGTTCCGATTTTACAGCGGCATTTATCGGGGCGGGCGATTTTCCAGCGGGATGATGAATTCCTACGATTGTCCGTTGATGCGCTGAAATCGATAGCAACGAAGCCGGCTTTGTCTATACTCGAGAAACTTGCGCAAACCCGCAGCTTTTTCCGCCGCCGGAAGGCGGCTGCGATTCGAGCGCTCGCAGGCGCGGCTCTTCGTGATCTAAGCGAGGCGAATGTATGATCGAACATCATGCGGGCGCACCCGAAATAATAGCGCGAATAGCGGCCGTTGCGCGGAATGTTGGCGTCTATCCGCCAAAACACCCGATGGTGCTGCAATCGGCCGAAGATCTGATGAAACTGATTCGCTCGACCCCGGCGGGCAGCGCTCGTGTCACCGCCCACATGGTGAATTCCGAGCTGTACTTTGAAAAGGAAATGCTTCCCGACGAGACAATCAAGCATTCTTTTCTCGTCCAATTCCTCAAGGAACGCGGCATCAACAGTATTTCCATCAATCGGGATGCCGAGCCGGAAGCCATCGCGAATTTTTTCGCTGTTCTGGCGGCGGAAAAACAGAAGAATCCCGATAAGCGGGAGTTGAGGAAAAACTTGGAGGAAAAGAAGATATCCGGCGTCGAATTCGACAATCTTTTAGCGGTCGACCTGATGGAGAAGGCGTACGACCTGAGCGAGACGGAAACAGGTGAAGCGGCATCCCAATCGTATCAGGGCGCCGTCGAGTGCCTGAAAGCCGTCGAACAGGATGTCGCGGCTGAATCGCCCGGAATAGACAAGGAGGCGCTTCAGAAGATAGTATCCTCCTTATTGGAAGAATTTCTCGGCGACCGCAACGCGCGCATGGGCATCATGAGCATGAAAAACTACGATCAGCTCCTGTTCCATCACTCGGTGAATGTCGCCGTAACCGCGCTTCTGATCGCTCGAAAGCTTCCTCTATCGGCAGAATGTATTAATGCCATAGGCGTGAGCGCGCTGCTGCATGACATAGGAAAACTGAAAATCCCGCGCGAAATCGCCGCGAACCCCGGCCGGCTGACCGATGCCGAGTGGAACATCATCCGGCGTCATCCGATAGAGGGCGCCCAGATGCTGATGCGATACGAGGGTCTGGGTGATCTGCCGGTACTGGCGGCCTTCGAGCATCACGCCGGCTATGACTTGAGCGGCTATCCGCCGGTCAAGGGCAAAAGTCATCCGCATGCGGTTGCGCGAATAATAGGGATCGCCGATGCATATGAGGCGATGACGGCCAGCCGCCCGTATCGGCCGGCACAAACGCTGGACTATGCCGTAAAAGTCCTGCTTCACGGGTCGGGCACACATTTCGATCCTCTGCTCGTCAAGCTGTTTTTGAGTATCATCGGAGTATTTCCACCGGGCAGTCTGGTGCGGTTGCAGAACGGGGCTGCAGCGGTAGTGATCGAACCCGGTCAGGATAATCCGTTCTTCCCAAAGGTCCGATTGCTGGACCGTCTTTCCTCCGATTCGGATGCACCTCTCGTTGATACCGCCGAGAATCCTTCCGAATACTCTGTCGTGGGTGTTGCCGATTCAGACAATATTTGACAGAATCATACCGGAACAGAAAAAAAATGGGTCTTGATGGTGGGGAGGTGAACCCATGACTATCTCTCGAAAGCTTAAAGACTACCTGGATTCACAAGGAATATCGTACGAAGTTTTATCGCATAAAGTCGCGTATACGGCGCAGGAAACCGCGGCTGCACAAGATGTTACGGGTTGGAAGGTTGCGAAGAGCGTTGTTTGCTATTGTGACGGAAAATTCGTGCTCCTTGTGCTGCAAGCGCCAAACGTGGTTGATTTCAAGCTCCTGAAACAGGAACTTGGGTGTCAGGAGACGCGGCTCGCGCACGAGCAGGAGATGGAGCAACTGTTCCCCGAGGTCGAGTTGGGAGCCGAATCGCCGTTCGGTAATCTGTACGATTTGCCGGTCTACGTTGATAAGGGACTGGCAGAAATGGGCGAGATCATATTCAATGCCGGCTCCCACACCGAATCGATTAGAATGCGGTTTGACGACTACAAAAAGTTGGTCAACCCGAAGATCATAGAGATATCGAAGATGGCGAAGGTGTAGGAATCACGCGTGCTTGCCCAATTTTCACCCCCCATTTCAGCCTGATGAGGAACTGCCTCTTTATGTCTGGCCTAATCGGGCGCCTCTTCACAAGGAGTCGCTTTCTTCGCCCACAGGCTGCCCGGATACCGCTTCTGCAACTCAACATATACCCGCTTCAGGTGCTTCGGCTCGTGCGTTTGCTTGTATCGCGCGACTCCCTCATAGAAAATCGCCTGAGGGGCGGCGGCGCTGGCCGGATACCGATCGGCGACGCTTCTCAGCTCCGCCATCGCGAGTTCGAGCTGGCCGATGTCGAAATTCTCCATCGCCCGAATCAACTCCAGTTGGCCCACCAGTTCCGCCGGCGGCATATACCCGACGGTATGAAAGCGCGGGTTGCCGTCCTGCTCAAGAACAAACAGGGTCGGCGTCCAGCGAACGCGGTATTTCTTCATCAGCTCGGTCGGCTTCACAAAATTGCATTGCGATTTCAGGGGAACGAACAGGTCGTTGATCTCTTGAATCACTTCATCGGTTGGATACGTAACTGTATCCATCTTCTTGCAGCCCAGTCACCCGGGAAACCAGAAGTCAAGATAGACGAGCCTGTTGCGGTTCCTTGCCTCGTCAAGCGCCTGCTGATAATCGACCAGCCAATTGATAGCTGTTTTCACTGAATCCGCCATTGGAATCTTCTCCTTTCATGTAATAAACTACAATAAATTTAACAGCGGCGGGTTTGAAAAGTAAGCCGCGATTATTTGGCGGAATTCAGACAGTGGGAGTTCATGCACAGACAGCGCGGGAGGTCGCGCACACGATGCAATGGTCGAAGCGTTATGCGAAGCATCTCTATAGGACTGAAGTTATGACTATTTTCGACAATACGATTAACTTGGTATTGTTCCTGCTCCTCCCCACGGCATTCAGTTCAGGAAGATAGTTGGGGTGGGTGATCATATCGAGGAGGGAAAATGAGCAAGATTATGCAGCGCGGGCGATTCCTTTCAGACACGGCTGGAGCCTTTTTACTCGCCATGGTCAGTCTGGCGATTCTTTCCGGATGCGCAAGCGGGCCCAT is a window encoding:
- a CDS encoding HD-GYP domain-containing protein, producing MIEHHAGAPEIIARIAAVARNVGVYPPKHPMVLQSAEDLMKLIRSTPAGSARVTAHMVNSELYFEKEMLPDETIKHSFLVQFLKERGINSISINRDAEPEAIANFFAVLAAEKQKNPDKRELRKNLEEKKISGVEFDNLLAVDLMEKAYDLSETETGEAASQSYQGAVECLKAVEQDVAAESPGIDKEALQKIVSSLLEEFLGDRNARMGIMSMKNYDQLLFHHSVNVAVTALLIARKLPLSAECINAIGVSALLHDIGKLKIPREIAANPGRLTDAEWNIIRRHPIEGAQMLMRYEGLGDLPVLAAFEHHAGYDLSGYPPVKGKSHPHAVARIIGIADAYEAMTASRPYRPAQTLDYAVKVLLHGSGTHFDPLLVKLFLSIIGVFPPGSLVRLQNGAAAVVIEPGQDNPFFPKVRLLDRLSSDSDAPLVDTAENPSEYSVVGVADSDNI
- a CDS encoding deacylase — encoded protein: MTISRKLKDYLDSQGISYEVLSHKVAYTAQETAAAQDVTGWKVAKSVVCYCDGKFVLLVLQAPNVVDFKLLKQELGCQETRLAHEQEMEQLFPEVELGAESPFGNLYDLPVYVDKGLAEMGEIIFNAGSHTESIRMRFDDYKKLVNPKIIEISKMAKV